ATTCCATAGCTCAAGCTCGGTTGCATCTTCTGGCTGTGCCGATTTAAACCAAGGTTGACGATGAATCGCTTCAATAATATCCACCCAGTAACGTGTAAAGTCTGTTGCGTTTAGTTTAACGAGACCAAAACCTTGGCAAAGTGCATCCACTTTTGATGCTGTTAATACCAGGAATACATCAGGTCGGCGCATCGCCAATAAACGAGTCGCAACAAACAAACCTGCTTTGCCTTTATCTAAGGTAGCAAAAGCCGCTGTATAACGTTTTACAAACTCTTTATAATCAGCTTCGCTCACTTCGCCTTCTAACGGGATCGCAGCTAAAGCGTCATCAAGAAGAGATGGGGTATGTTGCAATAACTCGTGGAAGCCTTTTGAACCACGCGTACTACCAAATAGTTCAACATCAAAATCAAATTTTGTAGGTACGTGCGCAGATAAGTGTTTACCTGCAAATGCGAGGCGTTCAAGATCTGACATATCCGCTAACGTACTTATACGTAATGAGCTGATATAGTTTAATAAGCGAAGACGTTCATCTAATGCTTGGCGATCAGCTTGATCAAGCATAAAGTTTTTTAGGAAAGGCCAAGGTGTTATACGTGACGTTTTAACCTGACGGCAAGTGATCGACTTTTCTAATAACTGCAATAATTTTTGTAACGGTTTTTCATGTTTTGCATCAAGCAATTCCATATTAATACCGTAACGCGCGTAATTGTATAATTCATTACACCAGCCAAGAAAATCTTCAGGTCGGTTCGTCACTTTAACAGCCATTAAATTCAAGCTTATTTCAGTAACATAATCTACGATTTGATCATACTGTGCAGTTTCAACATCAGATAATCGCATGTCTTGTGGAGAGGTAATAAATTTTATCATTAAAGCGTCATTCCAGTCTAAATTCTAAATACAATTGCTGTGATTGATAAGTATAGGCTTAAGGATTAATTTTTAAACCTATACTTGGCTAAATTTAAAATGAATGGCTTGATCAAGTTCACAAAGTTAAAAACGGCTAATTTATATTCATTCAACAATAGAATACAGAAAACTTCTTGAATGATATATTACTCAGCTTCATCTAATTAACTAAGTTTATATAATGTCCGCCATCGATTTACAGCTTTTAGCACTTTTTATCCCTACATTTTTCTTCGTTTCTATTACACCCGGTATGTGTATGACATTATCGATGACATTAGGCATGACGATTGGCGTAAAGCGCAGTCTGCACATGATGTGGGGAGAGTTATTGGGCGTAGGCTTGGTTGCTATTCTGGCTGTTATTGGTGTAGCAACGATTATGCTGAAATACCCTAGCGCATTTTCAGCTCTTAAATACCTCGGTGGTAGCTACCTTATTTACCTTGGTATTCAAATGTGGCGATCAAAGGGTAAACTCGCTATTTCTGATAGCCTAGGGCCTGAAAGCACAGTGAAGCCAATTCAATTAGCCAGCCAAGGCTTTGTGACTGCGATCGCGAACCCAAAAGGTTGGGTATTTATGATCTCGCTATTACCGCCTTTTATTAACCCTACCCAAGCATTAACGCCACAGCTATCCGTACTCGTTGCTATTATTCTGATTACTGAATTTAGCTGTTTATTAATGTATGCGAGCGGTGGACAAACATTGCGTCTCTTTTTACAGAAAAGTAATAATGTCCGCTTACTCAATAAAATCGCAGGCTCACTGATGGTCTTTGTCGGGATCTGGTTAGCAACGGGATAAAGTTCATGCGAATACGAAAGGCTCAGCGCTATTTAGCAGTATAAATACACTTTAACTAAAAATAAGTTTCATTCAAGTATAAATAATTGGCATAATAAGTCATCTAATTATTTATACGTTGCGAAGAAAATGATCAATAACGTACCGTCTACTTTAAAATCAAAACGCATTGCGGTTATCGGCGGTGGTATCGCTGGTAGTACTATCGCACTGCGTTTAGCTGGGTTAGACATAAATGTGACCTTATTTGAAGAAGGTGTTAGCTTAGTCAATGGCCCACCGGTATGTCATTTACATGCTGGCGGCAACCTTTACCCAGACATTTCCGACGAGCAATGCCTTACGTTATTAGAACAGTCAATCGCGACAATGAAGATCTACCCGCATTGCATCAATAAGCGTCCAACCGTAATTGCAATCCCTCAGCGCGATGCGAGTAACATAGAAACATTATTACCACGACTTGAATTGTTAACTCAACGTTACAAAGCGTTAGTTCAAGCCGATGAAAGTAATAAAGTACTCGGTGAACCCGACGATTATTACCAAATGTTTACCCGTCATGATCTCGAACGATTGAAAAAAGAATCACAAGCGTCTGAGATAGCGCAATTCTCCGACTGGATGATCCCGCTTGCCAAAACACTTGATCTCGATTCAATTAAATTTCCATTATTGATGGTTCAAGAGTACGGTTTAAGTTTATTCCGTATCGCAGCAAGTACAGAGCTTAGTTTGAATGCCTCAAGGTCTTGCAACTTACTGGTTAACAATAAAGTGATAAACGTTGCTTACACTGCGGATAACACCTGGTTAATCACACATGCTGAAAACGATAAACAGACAACAACCGAAGTTGATTATTTAATTAATGCTTGTGGTTATAGAACTGGTGTTATTGATGACATGGCAGATACACCAAAAGAACGAATGGTTGAATTTAAGGCTGCCTACATTACGCATTGGGAACAAAGTGAACGTTGGCCAGAAGTTGTCTTTCACGGCGAACGAGGGACACCTGAAGGTATGGCGCAATTAACACCTTACCCTGATGGCTATTTCCAATTACACGGAATGACTGAGGAAATCACATTATTTAAAAATGGCTTAGCTAAAAGTACCGATGACAGTGCCCAACCTAAACTAGATAAAAGCTTCATCAACAAGCTCGTCCAAGGTTGGGATAAAGAAGAGTCGGATAGCCGAACGCAAAAAGCGATTCACCATATCAGTCATTTTATCCCTAGCTTTAACAACGCAATAACCGCAGGAAGGCCATTATTTGGTGCGCAACAAATACCAGGTAATGATGTATCTCTACGCGCTTATGACGTCTCGTTTGAAGGGCTGCAATATGCTAGAGCCGAAATAGTTAAAGCATCGTCAGCACTCACAGTCGCCGATCAAATTATACATAAACTATTTGATTACTCACATGAGCAATTAACAGAGTGCCGTAATGTTAATGCAAGTTTTACGGCTTTATCTGAAAGTGATATCAATAGACTCGCTTGCGAGATTGCTCACGATAGAAATTACCCAACATCACTTGCTAAGATCTAATCATGATTAGCAGCCAAGGATGGCTGTCGATTACTTCAATATATTATTTGGGTTCAAGTAATCTTGGACAGTCATCACAAAGCTCTGTCGTCGGTAATCGATAACGCAAACAGCAATTACGCCTTATTTTTACAGACTTACCCGCTATTCGCTTTAACCGATAACATCCAAACATCGGATTTATCTTGTCATTTATATATCGATGTTCTAATAATTGATTTACTGTTTTACATATCTCACCATCCATCCCAGCCAGTTCGAGTTGAACATTAATCCAATTGATATATCTGGCAGCATTGACCCATAGAATCTTAATCGGTACTGAGAAATGTAATGCCCATGACTCGATCAGTGGTTTTAAGTTATATTCGACTAAACTATCATAACGGCTCACATCAGTCGTTGTAATAGTAGTCCCTTGTTCTTCAACCACAAAACCATGGACAGTCCCATCGTTGCCAAAAATTAATTCAAGCTCAGATAAACGCACAGGTAACGCATGTCCTAGTAGCACATTAGCAACGATAACAGGTGCTAAGATACGAATAAAATAATATTTACTCCATTCGGATAGAACCTCTGCATCTAAGGTCTCGTCACAATCAGGTCTAAATAGCACCAATTGCTCCTTAACAAAATTAGGGTCTAATAAAACCGAGGCTGGCAATGAGGTATTATTACCCGCCGGAAAACGAAATATATTCGCGTATTGCTTAAACTCCCCCTGAAAAAGGGGAGCTAATATAGGAAGACTCAAAATATCACCCGAATCTAAACACAAACATTGCTTTTAGATTCGGAGATCCGTTCCACTAAACAATTCACAATTTCTTGGGACCTGACCGCTAATATCGATAATAAGGTATCACTTAAGCCATGCGTCGATTCACAGCAACCTTGTAAAAATACATTTACGTTACACCCATCTTTTAGAGGAAGGCGGTAACAACGTTCAACATTATCCATATGCATCCACGGTTTTAACTCATCAAGCAATGTATTAAAACTGTTATAATGGTAACCTGTAGCAAGTACAATAGCATCATAATCATGCCAAACTTTAGCTTGTGTAGAGGTATTACGAAGCCTCATTGCGACATGGTTTTTAGCTATTGCGACTTCAGATATCTCATGTAAAGGTAAATATTTATGTACACCTTTACCTGTTACTTCTTGTAAGTATAATCGCTCATAAATCGCTTCAATTTCTGGTTTATCGACAACCGAATAATTAGTACCACTGTACCTTTGGATCACTGAATTACGTTCCTCAGGTGCATACGAATAAATTTCATCTGTAAACTCAGGATTAAATATCTCATTTACAAATGGACTATCATCTGCGGGATAAATCGCCCGTCCTCTATTAACCAGATTAATTTCACCATCAGGATAGTCGTTACATAATTCAACAAAAATTTCTGCGGCACTTTGCCCTGCGCCAACAATAGCAACTTTAGGCTTATTATTTTCGGTTTTAAACGTCTTCCGCCAGATTTTATACCCTGAAGAATGGATAACTTTATCACTACGGTGATCTAAAAATTGATCTGGTAATTTAGGTGCGCCCCCAACCCCTACAATGAGGTTTCGGGTATAACGAATATCTTCAGTGCCTTGCGCATTTAGCGAGACTACTTTAACAATATTAACTTCACCTTCAACTTCAACTGGCTCAACAGAAACAACATTAGCACCATAATCTACATGCTCTGAAAAATGACTCGCCGCCCAAGATAAATAGTCATTAAATTCTATTCTGCTAGGTGAGAACGAACTGAGATTAATAAATGAATTTAATCGATTATGATGATGTAAATAATTCACAAAAGTATAATTGCTTGACGGATTACGCTGTGTAACTAAATCTTTCAAAAAAGATATCTGCATTCTTGTGCCATCTAGCAACATGCCGCCATGCCATTCAAATGCTGGTTTCTTTTCTAGAAAACAGTAGCTCATGCTTTGTTCATTCACCGATGACTCTTGCATTGCGATTGCCACAGCTAAATTAGCGGGGCCAAAACCGATGCCAATTACATCATATAGTGTTGCTTTATCTAACATACCTTACCTAACTCCTTTGATGCAGTACTACCCATTTACTTTTATGTATATTTAAACTGAGTAAAAAAACTGTCTCTAAACTGCAGCATCAACGCCGCTCGTTTATGCGAAAATGAAAATTCTTTTTGCTTAGAGAAATGCTGCTGTTGTAAATAGTTAATCATTTTTTCATTATCAGCTCTCGGCTCACTGACGATTCTCAATGTACGAGGATCAGATAAATAAATGTAATGGCACAACGAGCTTAACCAAGCTGATACTTTATGCGGACCTCGATGTTTATCCTCTCCAACAAGCATGTGAATACCACGATCATAATCACCGGCGGCATAATAAGGCGCGATCCGATCTTCTTTGCTCCAATACACTTCAAAATAAGCAAATGGTTGGTCGTCAAAAGAAGCGATGATTATTTGATTTTTAGGATCGTTTAACTGTGTTTGCAAATAATCCCGGTGTTCATCTAATGTTCCTTTTTGTTCCCAGAAAGCCGCAACACGCTCATCATTTTGCCAGCGGTTAAAAAGCGCTAAATCTCTGTCAATATCAAGTGTTCGCAGCTTTATCCACGACTTTAACTCTGGAATATATCGGTGATATAGGTCGCCAGTCAGTGGGTGCGCTCGCAATGGGTGATAACCAGCACTATCAAGAACTTGCATATGTGGAAATGGCTTAGATTCTGGCTGTGCTAACCACAACTCACCTAACTGCCATAACATCGACTTAAATAACAAATATTCCCCATCCGACGTTCTTTGCATATAATCAGTATTAACCAAAGGATTTCCGGCCTCTAAACTGATACATTCAAGCGTAGAGATAGTACTGAATATCGCATGACACACAGGCAGCAATAACGCCCCCTGTAAATGTTCTCTATTTAGTTGAAACTTAGTCGGCGATATAAGAATGCCGCTAAATATAACGTGGTCTTGTTGGTAAACTTGCCAGTGATTATGTGTAGCAAGCGTCACCCGCAGCCCAGAAGGCTGCGGGTACTCGATGGTAGAATTACCAAGCATAGCTAAGGCTCGCAATCACATTTCGGCCATTACCATAGAAACAATTACCATAACCACAAGTTGACACATACTCTTTATCCATAAGATTTTTAGCTGCAATTTGGATTTTCATATTGTTAATGGTGTAACTCACAGTTGCATCCATTAACGTAAAATCAGCTACCTTTGTTGTTTCAGTATCGTCAGCATAAGTTTCGCCAACATAACGGCCACCAACACCAATCGCTAAACCTTCTAGGCTGTTACCAAAGAAACGATAGTTAGCCCAAGCTGATGCAAGTGTATTCGCGACCTGCATCGGACGGTTACCCACCTTAGAGGCATCATTATCTTTAACAATTTCTGAGTCCATGAAAGTTGCATTAGCAACTAAACTTAGCCCCGAAGTCACATTAGCAACGGCTTCTAACTCAATACCTTTATTTTCGACTTCACCAATTTGAAGCAAATTACCAGCAGCATCCGAGGTCGCCATATTCTCTTTGTTGATTTGGAACAACGCCGCATTAAATGAA
This Moritella sp. 5 DNA region includes the following protein-coding sequences:
- a CDS encoding lysine N(6)-hydroxylase/L-ornithine N(5)-oxygenase family protein, whose protein sequence is MLDKATLYDVIGIGFGPANLAVAIAMQESSVNEQSMSYCFLEKKPAFEWHGGMLLDGTRMQISFLKDLVTQRNPSSNYTFVNYLHHHNRLNSFINLSSFSPSRIEFNDYLSWAASHFSEHVDYGANVVSVEPVEVEGEVNIVKVVSLNAQGTEDIRYTRNLIVGVGGAPKLPDQFLDHRSDKVIHSSGYKIWRKTFKTENNKPKVAIVGAGQSAAEIFVELCNDYPDGEINLVNRGRAIYPADDSPFVNEIFNPEFTDEIYSYAPEERNSVIQRYSGTNYSVVDKPEIEAIYERLYLQEVTGKGVHKYLPLHEISEVAIAKNHVAMRLRNTSTQAKVWHDYDAIVLATGYHYNSFNTLLDELKPWMHMDNVERCYRLPLKDGCNVNVFLQGCCESTHGLSDTLLSILAVRSQEIVNCLVERISESKSNVCV
- a CDS encoding LysE family translocator codes for the protein MSAIDLQLLALFIPTFFFVSITPGMCMTLSMTLGMTIGVKRSLHMMWGELLGVGLVAILAVIGVATIMLKYPSAFSALKYLGGSYLIYLGIQMWRSKGKLAISDSLGPESTVKPIQLASQGFVTAIANPKGWVFMISLLPPFINPTQALTPQLSVLVAIILITEFSCLLMYASGGQTLRLFLQKSNNVRLLNKIAGSLMVFVGIWLATG
- a CDS encoding FAD-dependent oxidoreductase; translation: MINNVPSTLKSKRIAVIGGGIAGSTIALRLAGLDINVTLFEEGVSLVNGPPVCHLHAGGNLYPDISDEQCLTLLEQSIATMKIYPHCINKRPTVIAIPQRDASNIETLLPRLELLTQRYKALVQADESNKVLGEPDDYYQMFTRHDLERLKKESQASEIAQFSDWMIPLAKTLDLDSIKFPLLMVQEYGLSLFRIAASTELSLNASRSCNLLVNNKVINVAYTADNTWLITHAENDKQTTTEVDYLINACGYRTGVIDDMADTPKERMVEFKAAYITHWEQSERWPEVVFHGERGTPEGMAQLTPYPDGYFQLHGMTEEITLFKNGLAKSTDDSAQPKLDKSFINKLVQGWDKEESDSRTQKAIHHISHFIPSFNNAITAGRPLFGAQQIPGNDVSLRAYDVSFEGLQYARAEIVKASSALTVADQIIHKLFDYSHEQLTECRNVNASFTALSESDINRLACEIAHDRNYPTSLAKI
- a CDS encoding GNAT family N-acetyltransferase, translated to MLGNSTIEYPQPSGLRVTLATHNHWQVYQQDHVIFSGILISPTKFQLNREHLQGALLLPVCHAIFSTISTLECISLEAGNPLVNTDYMQRTSDGEYLLFKSMLWQLGELWLAQPESKPFPHMQVLDSAGYHPLRAHPLTGDLYHRYIPELKSWIKLRTLDIDRDLALFNRWQNDERVAAFWEQKGTLDEHRDYLQTQLNDPKNQIIIASFDDQPFAYFEVYWSKEDRIAPYYAAGDYDRGIHMLVGEDKHRGPHKVSAWLSSLCHYIYLSDPRTLRIVSEPRADNEKMINYLQQQHFSKQKEFSFSHKRAALMLQFRDSFFTQFKYT
- the fhuF gene encoding siderophore-iron reductase FhuF encodes the protein MLFRPDCDETLDAEVLSEWSKYYFIRILAPVIVANVLLGHALPVRLSELELIFGNDGTVHGFVVEEQGTTITTTDVSRYDSLVEYNLKPLIESWALHFSVPIKILWVNAARYINWINVQLELAGMDGEICKTVNQLLEHRYINDKINPMFGCYRLKRIAGKSVKIRRNCCLRYRLPTTELCDDCPRLLEPK